TTTTAGAAAGTTTCAGTTGAGCTGTGAATTTCGCGCAACTTCTGTCCAGGTTTGCAGAGCCTGAAAGCCGCAGTCTTGAAACTTCGAATTCAGAACGGGTGCGTCACAATGTTGAGACGCCAGATGGAGCAAAGGCGCTTGCTCTGTTTGAGAAAGCTGTCGGGTTGATGAAGGAGAAGTCGGCTCTGAATCCAGGTGACCCACTGGGGTGGACCTACCAGGCTGGGATTCATGGTCTCTGGAATCTGGATGTTGAACAACCAGAGGCATTTAATGTTCAACAAAGCGAGAGATTTGTCGATTTTGCTGTAGAGAATGGATTTGATACCCGCGAAAATATGTTGAATGGAGATACGGTTCTTAATAACTGCACTCACTTCGCTGGTTTTTGGAATGGCTCTCGGAATTCGATTGTGCAAAGAACGACAGTCAGTGACGGAGCTCCTGCTAATTTCATGGCCTGGCATCGCTTGTATCTTCAGTATTTTGAGGAAATCGCCAGGGAAAATCTGCGGCTGAGCGGTGATCCTGATGCGGAAACATGGGCTCTTCCCTACTGGGCTTACTTAAACGAAGAGCAGACAGTGATGCCCAAGCTTCTTCGTGATCCAGAGTCGTCGTTGTATACCCCATACCGCAATCCCGGCTTCAATGCAGGGACGTCAATCAATGATCTTGGCGTTGGAGACATACAACCTGCATCCTGGTCTAGCACGGCTTTAAAGGGTTTGGGTGCAACTGGTTACTTGTCAATGGGAACACGGATTGAATATACCCCACACAATCAATTTCATCGGTTGTCTGGGTTGGATGGAGGCCTTTTCCCTGATGGAGATGGTCTGATGTTGCCCCCAGGGTCAGCCGCTTTCGATCCTGTTTTCTGGATCCATCATTCATTTATTGACAAAATCTGGAGCGCCTATAATAAGAAAGACAATGCTTTTTATGCATTTGAGTATGAATTTGACCAAACACCCTGGAACTATGCTTTTCTGACGCCTTCGCGAGATGGCAGTCTTCAAAAGGACGTGGTGTCGTCTTGGGGTGATGACTCGCCGAATGTCATCAGTAAAATCTACAATCCCGATTATTCGTACGACTATTTCGGAGCGCTTTCTAATCCTGTTGATGAAGCGGGTCCCAACAAAGTTCTGTCCATCCTTCAGTCTCCAGCGTTCCGGCCGATCGTCTCTGATATTGATTGGGGTATCGACGCCGAGGCGCGGTCAGCTGTTGTTCAAGACGGTCGTGAGCTGAGTTATTTTCAGTCGGTTATTCCCCTGACGATTGACGGACGCCAGCTGACCTACGAAGCCTATAGAGGTTTCGCTGGGGAAGATGCACCCTTTAATCTTGTCGCCAATATCAATTTCAAGTTGCCCTCTCCGCCAGCCTTTGCAAGATTTGTGTTGACGACTAAAGATATTGTGGAGGATGTGTCGTTCGAGGAGATTACATTCTTCGATATCATTAGACGAAACCGTGGTCTGTTCGTTCAGGATATGCCGATGGGCTCCATGTCGATGCCAATGGCTAAAACTGCAACGATGGATTTTGGATATAGTGATTATTCTTTCTTTGGTAATCCTAATATCGACACTGATGATCTCGTTGCTCCTGGTGATGAGATGGTCCTGCTGATGCTTTCCGATTCTGCTGACACTTCTGTGCAGTCTTTGTCGTTGGGGTTAACGGAAAATCTCAACAAAGCCTCAACCCGGGATTCGGATTTTGATTCTGCAGCCTATTTCTCTCAGTTCCCCGAGTTGCTGTTGAACCGTGAGGCAACCGAAGATCCAGAAGGGTATTACAACGCGAATGACAAGCCTCGCGGTGTGGTGGCTCCCGAAGTTAATTTCCGCGCCGCCGCTCTTGGCATGGCTTATCTCGCGGAAAATCCCGATTTGATCGAGCAATTGGAGAGTTCTTCTCCCTATGTGGCCGTTGCTGATTATCTCGATCAAGGCCTTAAGCAAGGGCGCTCACTCGGTGATGGGGCTTTGCGTTCTTCTCGGAACTATTTTCGCCGCGATCGTGAGTCGGATGCCGTGATTCTTGATCTCACATTGTTGCCTTTGGATGGTGAAGCAGTGGTGGATGTGGTGACAGGGCGTGAAGCTGATTTCGACTCGACGCTTGGTTTTTATCGCGTTGTTGATGATCTTGGCACGGTCGTGGTTGATGGAGTTCGTTATCAACCGGGTCACGCGGACTATGCGCGCATGGCAACCAGTAACGGCAATCGATTCGATCCGCTCACTGGTTTCAGTGCCAGTCAAGAGCGTGCAGAGCGCAGCACGGGGATTGGGTTGACTGCGGATACAGGCCGACTCGCCCCCTTTGCTGTTGTGAACGATCAAACATTGTTCACTTTCGCGGAGGCCAATGCAGACGGGCTTAACCATTTTCGTGTTCTCGCGCCCAATACACTCGGCTTTGAAGATTTCTTTGCTGGCGGTGATACCGACTTTGATGATGCGTTGGCATCCTTCCGTTTCACATTGCCAGGCGCTGATGAATTGCTGTTGGCATGAAGCGGATCCTGATCACCGGGGCTAGTTCCGGCATTGGCTTGGACGCCGCCCGCCGGTTGGTCTCCAGTGGTCATCAACTCACGCTCCTCTGCCGCAGCTCTGAGCGCGGCCAGCAGACGCACGCGCAATTGGTCGCAGCCGGTGCAACGCCCGGTCAGGTGACCTGCCTCGTTGCCGATCTGGCCGACCTGCGCAGTGTGCAGAGTGCCTGCGATCAGCTGCTGGATCGGGGTGAAGCCTTCGACGCTCTGGTGCTGAATGCCGGGCAGCAACGGGCGGGGGTCTCAGCGCCGGTGTGGTCGTCTCAGGGCATCGAAATCACCTTTGCTGTGAATCAGCTGGCCCACCAGCTGATCGCCACGGACTTGCTGCCGTTGTTGCGGGCTGGATCGCAGCCGCGGGTGGTGATCACCGCCTCTGATGTGCACAACCCTGCCACTGGCGGCGGGCGCGTGGGACAACCGGCGGATCTGGGTGACTTGGCAGGACTGCGGGCCGGTGCCGGTTTTGTGATGCTGGATGGCAACGCCCGTTTTGATGGCGACAAGGCTTACAAAGACAGCAAACTCTGCAATGTGTTGCTGGGGCTTGAACTCAACCGCCAGCTCGCGGGCGCCCTGCCTGTGCTCACCTGGAGCCCGGGGTTGGTGATCCAGCGCAGCCGTGAGGGTTTCTTCCGCTACAACCGCCAGAGCAATCCTGTGGGGATGGCGTTGTTCGCGTTGGTGGCGCGCGATCTGCTGCGGGTGACGGAATCGGTTGCAACGGCTGGCGGTTTGCTGGCGGATCTGATCACAGACTCTGCCTACGCTTCCCCTGGATTCAGCTACTGGAGCAACCGGTTGGTGCGCCCCGGCATGCATCGTTTTTCTGCCGTTCAGACCAGTGCTGCGGCAGCCGATCTGGCCAAGGCTGGTGAGCTGTGGCGTCTCTCGGAGGCGTTGATCCGCACGGCGTTGGCGCCACACTGAAGCAAACATGTCATTGCGCTGATGCCTCCTTCGGTTGTCACTTACGTGTTGGATCGGCTTGCGGATCTCGGCATTGGTCATGTGTTCGGTGTGCCTGGGGACTATTCCTTCCCTTTGAATGACGCTGTGGAAGTGCATCCGCGGCTGCAGTGGGTGCCATCAGCCAATGAATTGAATGCGGCCTACGCCGCCGATGGTTACGCCCGTCGCCGTGGTGCCGCAATCGTCTGCACCACCTACGGCGTGGGTGAACTCAGTGCCCTCAATGGCGTGATGGGCTCCATGGCTGAGCGACTGCCCGTGTTTCACCTGGTGGGAACCCCGAGTGTGCGCATCGTGCGTCAGGGACTGATCTGTCATCACACCCTTGGTGACACGCGCTACGACCGCTTCGAGGCGATCTCGGCTGCAGCCGGTTGTGTGAGTGCGCGGCTAACTCCGGAGAACGTGGTGGTGGAGTTGGAGCGGGTGATCGACAAAGCCCTGGAGGACTCCAGGCCGGCCTATCTCACCGTGCCCATGGACCTGGCTCTGATGCCGATCACCGGTACGCCGATTCAGGGCACACCCATCGGCAGCATCGATCAACACGCCAGCGTGGCGGTGGAGCTGGACGCCGTGCTCGATCTGGTGATGGAGCGTCTCGCTGAGGCCACCCGTCCGCTGGTGATGCCCACGGTCACCCTCAAGCGTTTCGGACTGGTGGAGACGTTTGCAACGTTCCTCGAGGTTTCGGGCTTGGCCTATGCCACCACGCCGATGGACAAGGCCCTGCTCAGTGAAGGGCATCCCGCTTTTCTGGGGATGTACAACGGTGCGCGTTCCACCCCTGCCGCTCTGCAGGGTGTGGTGGAAGGGGCTGATGTCCTTCTTGATGTGGGCGGCCTGGTGATGGAGGACCTCAACACCGGTCTCTGGAGTGGGCATCTGGACAGCCGCCGGGTGATCTCTCTGCATGCCGACTGGGTGCAGGCCGGGGATCAGGTGTTCACCAGCGTGAGCCTCAGCGAAGTGCTGGCTGGGCTGATCAAGCGCTTTAAGGCCTCGGATGCCAAACCGAGTCAGTGGGGGGAGCAGCGGCCGGTGCAGCCCGAGCCCCTGATGCCTCTCGCCGGTGAGGGGGATCAACCCACGGCATCGGCCAATGTTTATCCGCGCCTGCAGCGGTTCCTGCGGCCCACGGATCTGTTGATGTCAGACACCGGCACCTCTCTGCTCAAGCTCAATGCCATGCGTCTGCCGGATGGGGTGGCCATCGAAACGCAGACTCTCTGGGGATCGATCGGCTGGGCAACGCCTGCCGCCCTGGGGTGTGCCCTGGCCGATGCCGAGCGTCGGGTGGTGCTGGTCACCGGTGATGGGGCGCACCAACTCACGGTGCAGGAGATCGGGGTGATGGGCTTCACCGGGGTGAAGCCGGTGGTGATCGTGCTCAACAACGGTCTCTATGGGGTGGAGGCTCTGCTCAGCGAAACCGGACATGCCTACAACGATCTGCCTCCCTGGCGTTATGCCCAGCTTCCCGAGGCCTTCGGTTGCCAGGGATGGTGGTGCGGGCAGGC
The sequence above is a segment of the Synechococcus sp. PROS-7-1 genome. Coding sequences within it:
- a CDS encoding tyrosinase family protein, with product MNFAQLLSRFAEPESRSLETSNSERVRHNVETPDGAKALALFEKAVGLMKEKSALNPGDPLGWTYQAGIHGLWNLDVEQPEAFNVQQSERFVDFAVENGFDTRENMLNGDTVLNNCTHFAGFWNGSRNSIVQRTTVSDGAPANFMAWHRLYLQYFEEIARENLRLSGDPDAETWALPYWAYLNEEQTVMPKLLRDPESSLYTPYRNPGFNAGTSINDLGVGDIQPASWSSTALKGLGATGYLSMGTRIEYTPHNQFHRLSGLDGGLFPDGDGLMLPPGSAAFDPVFWIHHSFIDKIWSAYNKKDNAFYAFEYEFDQTPWNYAFLTPSRDGSLQKDVVSSWGDDSPNVISKIYNPDYSYDYFGALSNPVDEAGPNKVLSILQSPAFRPIVSDIDWGIDAEARSAVVQDGRELSYFQSVIPLTIDGRQLTYEAYRGFAGEDAPFNLVANINFKLPSPPAFARFVLTTKDIVEDVSFEEITFFDIIRRNRGLFVQDMPMGSMSMPMAKTATMDFGYSDYSFFGNPNIDTDDLVAPGDEMVLLMLSDSADTSVQSLSLGLTENLNKASTRDSDFDSAAYFSQFPELLLNREATEDPEGYYNANDKPRGVVAPEVNFRAAALGMAYLAENPDLIEQLESSSPYVAVADYLDQGLKQGRSLGDGALRSSRNYFRRDRESDAVILDLTLLPLDGEAVVDVVTGREADFDSTLGFYRVVDDLGTVVVDGVRYQPGHADYARMATSNGNRFDPLTGFSASQERAERSTGIGLTADTGRLAPFAVVNDQTLFTFAEANADGLNHFRVLAPNTLGFEDFFAGGDTDFDDALASFRFTLPGADELLLA
- a CDS encoding SDR family NAD(P)-dependent oxidoreductase, with translation MKRILITGASSGIGLDAARRLVSSGHQLTLLCRSSERGQQTHAQLVAAGATPGQVTCLVADLADLRSVQSACDQLLDRGEAFDALVLNAGQQRAGVSAPVWSSQGIEITFAVNQLAHQLIATDLLPLLRAGSQPRVVITASDVHNPATGGGRVGQPADLGDLAGLRAGAGFVMLDGNARFDGDKAYKDSKLCNVLLGLELNRQLAGALPVLTWSPGLVIQRSREGFFRYNRQSNPVGMALFALVARDLLRVTESVATAGGLLADLITDSAYASPGFSYWSNRLVRPGMHRFSAVQTSAAAADLAKAGELWRLSEALIRTALAPH
- a CDS encoding alpha-keto acid decarboxylase family protein, yielding MPPSVVTYVLDRLADLGIGHVFGVPGDYSFPLNDAVEVHPRLQWVPSANELNAAYAADGYARRRGAAIVCTTYGVGELSALNGVMGSMAERLPVFHLVGTPSVRIVRQGLICHHTLGDTRYDRFEAISAAAGCVSARLTPENVVVELERVIDKALEDSRPAYLTVPMDLALMPITGTPIQGTPIGSIDQHASVAVELDAVLDLVMERLAEATRPLVMPTVTLKRFGLVETFATFLEVSGLAYATTPMDKALLSEGHPAFLGMYNGARSTPAALQGVVEGADVLLDVGGLVMEDLNTGLWSGHLDSRRVISLHADWVQAGDQVFTSVSLSEVLAGLIKRFKASDAKPSQWGEQRPVQPEPLMPLAGEGDQPTASANVYPRLQRFLRPTDLLMSDTGTSLLKLNAMRLPDGVAIETQTLWGSIGWATPAALGCALADAERRVVLVTGDGAHQLTVQEIGVMGFTGVKPVVIVLNNGLYGVEALLSETGHAYNDLPPWRYAQLPEAFGCQGWWCGQASTVAELEQALAAINAHDGAAYLEVSIPAEESQPLPEAMIETLHQTATP